Part of the Synergistaceae bacterium genome is shown below.
GGCGGCAGGGTGGAGGTGAAGACAATCGACATGAAGGAGCGAGCGTTCATGTCGAACTTCCTGACCACCGGATCGTCCGCGTCCTCGGGAAGTCGCACCGTCCTCACCCGGTTGGCCACGTCGAGCGCCGCGTCCGCCAGGTCCACGTCCGCGTCGAACTCGACGAAGACGAAGGACAGCCCCTCCAGCGAGGAGCTCTCTATCTTTCTGCTACCCTGCACCTGGCTGATAGCATCCTCAAGCGGCTTGGTAACGAGCATCTCCATATCCTCCGGCCCGGCGCCCGAATAGCGGGTGATAACGGAGACGAAAGGGACCTCTATCTTGGGAAGCAGAGATATTCCCATGCCGTTCATGGCCGAAAGCCCCAGCAGCACGGCGAGGATGACGATCACCAGGGTCAGCACGGGACGCCTGATGGATAGTCCGATTATGCCCATCTAGCCGCCGTCGCCCCCGTTCGCGCCCGTGCGCAGCCTGCCGTCCGAGACTGTCACCTTGGCCCCCTCGTACAGGTTGCCCGCCCCCAGCTTCGCCACCATGTCGCCGGGCGCGAGGCCGGAGAGCACCTCCATGAAGCCGCCGCTCCCCTCGCCCGCCTCTATATCGCGGCGAGCCGCCAAGCCCCCCTCGACGATGAACACGTAGGGACGCCCGTCCTCGCGCAGGATGCACTCGTACGGGACGGCCAGGGCGTCCTCCTTGCGCACCATGAGGACCTCCATCCGCGCATAGTCGCCCGGTATCAGGGAACAGTCCGGCGGAAGCCCGACTATACCCCGGAAGAAGCCGGTCTGAGGATCCGCCTCCGGGTCCAGGCGCAAAATCGAGCCGGTGGCCTCACCGCCCCAGGGAGCTCTGACCAGGACCTCCATGCCCGGCTTTATAAGCCCTCGGATCGTCGGTGAGATCAGCATCTCGACCTCCCGCCTGTCGAAGTCCGCGACGGCGAGCAGCTCGCGCCCCGGGTCGGCGAACTCCCCTACCTCGACGCTCTTTCGGACCACCACGCCGTTGAGGGCCGAGCGAATCTGGACGCGCGACACGGTCGTGCGCGCATCGCGCAGCCTCGCGGCCTCCTCCTGCACCGCGACGTTGGCCCTGTCCAGCTCCTGCTTCGACGCGCCGCCCGCCTCGAACAGGCTCTTGAGGCGATCGTAGCGGGACTTCGCTTCATCGTAGGCCGCCTTTCGAGCGCCCAGCAGCGCCACCTGGCTCTGCCCCGCGAGGGACACAAGCACGTCCCCCTTCTTCACCAAGTCGCCGACCTCGACGTTGACCTCCTCCACGACCTCGCGCGATGGCGCCGATACCTTCTGCACCTGCGCCGAGCGAACCGTGCCGAAGAAACTGCGCCTTATCTCGAAGAGCTGCGGCCGCACCTCGTAAACCGTGATGGTGATCCCGGCCGAAGGAGGGGGAATCCTGCTCTGCGCCCCCGACGGCACTGCTATCCTGTAGCCCAGGAAACCCAAAGTCCCGGCCAGGAGAAACACCCAGAAAAGAACGTTCGCTTTTTTCAATACCGACATCGCACCCTCCTGCAACTCGCGTTGCTCCGATGTAATCTCGGTTTATTCTATCACCTCAATTGAAAAGATGTCCGAACACCACACCCGCAGTCGCAGAAAGCAGCACCACCAACGATATAAACGCAAGAGTTTTTTTAGGACCCAGTACCCCGCTGATTACCAGCATGCTGGGCAAGGATAGTGCAGGCCCTGCAAGCAGGAGTGCAAGTGCAGGGCCTCTTCCCATTCCTGCGCCGATCAGCCCGTCGAGGATGGGAACCTCGGTAAGAGTAGCGAAATACATGAAGGCTCCGGACAACGATGCGAAGAAGTTTGCACCAAACGAGTTCCCTCCCACCAACATCGCCACGTAACGAGCCGGGATCAGCGCCTCGTGCCCCGGACGGCCGAGCAGGAAGCCAGCCCCAAGCACACCCGCGAACAGCAGCGGCGTTATCAGCAGCGCGTAGTCGCGGGAAGAGGCCACCCACTCCTTTCGCTCGTCACGCGAGAACCAGGCCCGCGAAGCGAAGATCACCAGCGAGAGCGAGAGCCCGGAGAGCAGCCATTTTATCTCGTAAATCCCGCTCCACAGGCCGCCTGGTGTGCGCGGCGGCGCCCAGTTTGCGAATAAGAGAAAGAGCACCATGCCTCCTATATGCGCGACCGTTCTCCAAGGGCGCTCGTCCCCCGGCTCCGGTACCGTTGCAAATCCCTCCTGCCGAGCACCCTCCTCCCGTCCAAAGAGCGCTCCCATGATCAATCCTATCAGCAGGCTGATTACAATCGCTCCAACAGCTCGCGCGACGCCCAGCTCAAAACCGAGCACCCTGGCGGTTAAAACTATGGCCAGGATGTTTATCGCCGGCCCTGAGTACAAGAAGGTGGATGCCGGGCCAAGCCCCGCTCCCCTCGAATATATCCCCGCGAACAGAGGCAACACTGTGCAGGAACAGACCGCGAGCACACCTCCCGATACCGATGCAACCGAGTAGGCGAGCCATCTATTCGCGCGTCCCCCCAAATATCTCATCACGGACTGCCTGCTGACAAAGACCGAGACCGCCCCCGCGATAAAGAACGCGGGCACTAGACACAGCAGCACGTGCTCCCTGGCATAATCGTGCATCATGGCAACCGATTCTGCCAAGGCATTCCAGACTCTCTCGTTGTCAGCGGGAATAAAATAGAACACCAGGAAAAATGCGGCTATCCACAAGAACTTCACCCTGTCGCTCATCAAAAACACCCCCCCGGTCAAATATATGTGGCATTTTCTGCACATATAATGCGAAAAAAAATTCCCCCTTCAGGGAGTCGCCGGACTAAACAAGCTTCGATAGCAGCTCTTTGATCTTCTCAAGCGACGGCGATCCCCCCGCGAACAACAACTTTCCGTCCGCCATGAGTGCAGGAGTTGCAACCACTCCCCTCTCCATTATCTCCATTATGGAGGTCACCTTCACGACCTCGCAGTCCAGCCCCAGCTCCGTCGCAGCCTGCTTCGTCAGCTCCTCCAGTTTCCTGCACTTCGCGCAGCCCGTTCCCAATACTTCTATTCTTGCCAGTGTCATCATTACCGCCTCGCTTTCCGCGGATCACAATCGCATCTGGCCAGAAAAAGCTCTGGCTCCTCCCCAAGCACAACCCTCTCCACACAGGAGAGCAGCTGAGCGAGACAACCCATCCTCAGCGAGTAGTACACATTCAGTCCCTCCTTCCTATCCTCCAGTATGCCCAGCGACTTCATCATCGCAAGGTGCTTGCTTATCGTGGTCCTGTCGAAATGAAACATATCGGCGATATCACATACGCACATCTCGCGGCTCGCAAGGGCCTCAACTATAGTCATACGGACCGGATGCGCCAGCCCCTTGAGTATGGCGGTCTTTTTGCGCTGAGTGTCGTCGATCATTCTCATCCTCCATTGAAGGGCATCGCTCTTTTTATGTGGCAATTCTACCACTTACCTTGGTTCGGTCAAGCCCCTCCTGAAAACCCAGGACAAAGCTGTTACAATCGTGCCATATACGGTGTGAGGAGTGGCTTCCATGGACGAAGTGCGAAAATACGTGGAGAAGAGATACGCCGAGGCCGCGCGGTCACCGCGGAGATCCGGCATCATCAACATGACGAGGAGAAACTACGACGGGGCGACACTCGCGGCAGCTCCCGGCGGAATGGCGGCGCGATCCTTCGGCTGCGGCAACCCGGTCGAGCATGCTGAGCTGATCCACGGCGAGACTGTGCTCGACCTCGGCTGCGGCGCCGGGCTCGACATGTTCATCGCGTCGAAGGCCGTCGGTCCGGAGGGCAGGATCATAGGCCTTGACATGACCGGGGAGATGCTGGCGGAGGCCGCAGGGAACCTGAAGGAGCTGGAAAACGTCGAGCTCCTAAGGGGATACATCGAGGACATACCACTAGCGGACAAGTCCGTGGACGTCGTCATCTCCAACTGCGTGATCAACCTCTCACCGGATAAGCCCGCCGTGCTGAGGGAGGCCTACAGGGTCCTTAAGCCCGGAGGCAGGTTCTGCGTCGCGGACATGCTCTTTATTCGCCCCGTCTCGGAGCGTATAGTCAGTAACCTCGCCGCATGGTCGGGGTGCATCGCAGGCGCGCTGCTGGAGGAGGACTACCGGCGTCTGGCGGAGGAGGCGGGCTTCATCGAGGTTGAGATACGCAGGATCAAGGTCTTTCCCATCCCCGAGTCGCTGGCCTCTATGGCCTTCCCGGAGCTGTCGGAGAGCGAGAGGCGCGAGATCGACGGGGTGCTGGCGAGCGCCATCGTCATCGGCAGGAGGCGCCGCGCGAGGTCGGTGTGATATAATACTCCCAGGGGGTGATTTTAATGAGTGAAAGGGAAAAAGAATCCCGCGGCTTCGTCTGTCCTCCGTGAATCCTAGTGTTCCTGGCCGCGGCGGGCATCGCGGCGATATCCTGGGTGATCAACTGGTTCAGGGGGTAGTTTTGGGCGGCGCTCGTCGGAGACGCCGCTTTTTTTGCGCCGCCTCGTTCCCGTTGCGGCGTGCTATCCGTGCGTGTATCATCTTATATGGGAGCTGAGCGCGGATGACCTGGAGACCCGAGCATGAAGAAGAGCATAAGGGCGGGAAGGAGCGCAACGACCGAAGGAAGTTCTCCTGGTCGAGGGCGGTCTGGAGGACCTTTCTGTTCTTCGCCGTCATCCTGGTGGACCAGGCCATCCTCTTCGGAATAGCCTGGTACTCGTGGGAGTTCGCCGTCGACTCGGCCCTCAGACTGGAACTCCAGGGCATACCCTCCATCGACGAGCTTCGTTCGTACAGGCCGATGAAGACCACCGTGCTCTACGACGCTCACAACGAGCCATTCGCCAGGTTCTTCATCGAGGACAGGGTGGAGATCCCCCTTCACCGGGTCTCGCCCTGGCTCCGCAAGGCTGTCATAGCCGCCGAGGACGCCCGGTTCATGGACCACGGCGGAATAAACCTGCTGTCCATCGGCAGGGCCGCCCTGGAGAACAGGAGGGCCGGCGGCATCCGCCAGGGGGGGAGCACGATAACCCAGCAGCTCGCCCGCACCATGTTCTTGACCAACGAGCGCACTCTGGAGCGCAAGCTTCGCGAGGTGATAATAGCCTTCAGGCTGGAGAGCGCCTTCAGCAAGGAGGAGATCCTGGAGAAGTACCTCAACGAGATCTACTTCGGCAGGGGCGCATGGGGGGCGGAGACGGCGTCTCGGGTCTACTTCGGGAAGAGCGCCTCCGATCTCTCACCGGGCGAGGCGGCTCTTTTGGCCGCCCTGATCCCCTCGCCTAACCGCCTGCCGCCCGGCTCGCCGACCGACGCGGCGGAGGCGGCGAAGAGGCGAGTTCTAGCCCGAATGCTCGAGACGGGGGCGATCACAGAGGAGGAGTACAGGGAGGGCTCCCCCCCGGTCGCGGTGGCTGACCACGCCCTGGATCGGCCCGAGGCTCGCGTGAAATACCCGTATTTCGCGATGAGGGTCCTCAACGAGACTCTGCTGCCCAAGTACGGCGTCCGGGGCGCCTACGGCGGAGGCCTGCACGTATACACCACTCTCTACCCGGACCTGCAGGAGGCGGCGGAGCGAGTAGCGGCCAAGTCCAAGCTGCAGCTGGCCATCGTCGGGCTCGACCCCGCCACCGGCGCTGTTATGGCACTTGTCGGCGGCAGGACATGGGACGAGAGCCAGTTCAACAGGGCCGTCCAGGCCTATCGCCAGCCCGGATCTTCATTCAAGCCTCTCGTCTACGCGGCCGCCTTCGAGGAGCTGGGATGGCGCCCCATGTCAAAGCTCGACGACTCTCCCCTGACGCTCAGGTACGGGACGGAGCTGTGGTCCCCGCACAACTACGACCGCAAGTTCCGCGGCAGGGTCACCGTAGAGAGGGCGCTTGTCAGCTCGCTCAATGTTCCCGCCGTGCGCGCCTTCCTGGCCACGGGCGAGGGGGCCGTGACTAGGACCGTGCGAAAACTCGGCATTACCACCCCTTACCTGCCGGAGAGCCCCTCCATGGCCCTCGGCTCGGCATCCCTGACCCCGCTCGAGATGGCGACGGCCTTCTCCGCGTTCGCCAACGGAGGCTACAGGGTCTTTCCACACATGGTGAGAGAGATTCGGGACGACGACGGCAACTTGCTCTTCAGGACGGAGGACGACCGGATACGGGCCATCTCGGAGCAGGCGGCGGGAGAGATAAGGGATACATTGATAAAGGCCGTGAACCACGGGACCGGGACTGCGGCACGCATAAAGGGGTACGAGGTCTTCGGCAAGACCGGGACGACCAACGACTTCCGCGACGCCTGGTTCATCGGCGGCTTCCCTGGGCTCTGCACGGCGGTCTACACGGGGCACGACGACAGGAAGCCGATAGGGGGCGGAGCGACAGGCGGAAAGATAGCCGCGCCTATCTGGCAGGAGTTCATGAAGGAGGCCGCGGACATTCTATCCCCGGAGCTATCCTTCCCGAAGTACGCCGTCACCTCTGCCAAGGTCCCGCACGACGAAGGCGCGGAGGAAGAAGAGCCGGAAGAGGAGGAGGTATTCACTTCACCCCCCGTCGAGGTAAAACCCACGCAGACTCCCATCGTACCCCGCCCGTCGACCCGCCCCTGGCCCGGTCAGGAGAGGGAGAGGCAGCACCACCCATCGATGATAATCCAATCGGAGACGGACGCGAAGCTGGAGGAGCTGCTGAAGAAGTACAAAGTCGGCGATTGACGAAGCCCCGGCCGGAAGACCGGACCGGGGCCTAGGCTTTTTCACGGCGCCCGCCTATCGGTCCAGGACCTTCACACTGCAGAGCATGTCCTTAATCCAGCCGGCCGCGTCCTTGTAGCTTTCCTTCGGGACGCGGACTCCGAGCGCGACTCCAGTTCCCTCCCACGCGACCGAGAGGACAGCGTCCACGCCGTCGCCGCTCTTCTGGGAAAACAGGGTTACCTTCAGGTCCCCGTCGCCGCACTTCAGGGTGCTGGTCCCCTGCTCGCGCGCCCCCGCAGTGCGTTCTTTCATCATCTCCGCTACGGCCTCGGGCCCCTCCATCAGCACGATGTAGATCTCCGAGCCGTCGGGCCCCGCGACCCGTATCTCGTCGTCGTCGCGATCCATCTCCTCCGCTCCGTCGGGCAGCTCTATGAAGATCGAGGTGCCTCCGATGGTGAAAACACCCTCCTCCTCGTCGTCGACGAACTCGGGAAGTCCATCGTCCTCGTCGTCTTCGTCGAAGGCAGGAAGACCGTCGTCTTCGTCCTCGTCATCGTCGATTGCAGGAAGCCCATCGTCTTCATCGTCCTCCTCGTCGTCGAGGAAGGAGAGAGCCTCCTGTTCTTCTTCATCCTCTTCATCCTCATCCTCCGGAGTCGCCTCCAAGGCCGGCGGGAACTTCAGCACGCCCTTGACGAAGGAAAGGAACTTGGGCTGCAGCGCCTCGAACCACTCGTCGGTAGTGTCGAACAGGAAGACATAGCCGGTCTCGTCCAGTACGAAAACATACATCTCTCCCTTGAGCGTGTCCCGCTGGTTCGAGAAGTGGAATCGATGGATGAACGCATTCCAGCCGTGAAGCATCGTCGCCTCGTCCTCAAGGGGAGAATACTCGGCGAAGCCGGGCATGCTGTTCTCCTTAAGGGCTTGCAAGTAGTCCGAGAGCGGAAACCGACTCGGGATATCCTCCTCGAGCCAGATCATCTCCGCAAGGACTGTGCCCTTCTCCTGATATAAGAAGTACCTGTGAATCGACTCGTCTACGGGCTCCTGCTCCATCCATCCGGACGGAATCCTGCCCAGCGAGACCTCTCCGGCCACAGCTGCGGATGGCATGGAGACAAGACCCAACAGCGCAAAAAGAAAGATGATGGAGAATAACAACCTCTTCACCATAGATACCCCCTTAAATAAATTGGATTCCACGCCCCGAGGAGACGGCGTAGATACACGTTTCAGGTGCCTTTGGGCGCCTATCGTTGAAGTAATTTTAGCACTTTTACGCCCTTT
Proteins encoded:
- a CDS encoding efflux RND transporter periplasmic adaptor subunit; translation: MSVLKKANVLFWVFLLAGTLGFLGYRIAVPSGAQSRIPPPSAGITITVYEVRPQLFEIRRSFFGTVRSAQVQKVSAPSREVVEEVNVEVGDLVKKGDVLVSLAGQSQVALLGARKAAYDEAKSRYDRLKSLFEAGGASKQELDRANVAVQEEAARLRDARTTVSRVQIRSALNGVVVRKSVEVGEFADPGRELLAVADFDRREVEMLISPTIRGLIKPGMEVLVRAPWGGEATGSILRLDPEADPQTGFFRGIVGLPPDCSLIPGDYARMEVLMVRKEDALAVPYECILREDGRPYVFIVEGGLAARRDIEAGEGSGGFMEVLSGLAPGDMVAKLGAGNLYEGAKVTVSDGRLRTGANGGDGG
- a CDS encoding permease, whose protein sequence is MSDRVKFLWIAAFFLVFYFIPADNERVWNALAESVAMMHDYAREHVLLCLVPAFFIAGAVSVFVSRQSVMRYLGGRANRWLAYSVASVSGGVLAVCSCTVLPLFAGIYSRGAGLGPASTFLYSGPAINILAIVLTARVLGFELGVARAVGAIVISLLIGLIMGALFGREEGARQEGFATVPEPGDERPWRTVAHIGGMVLFLLFANWAPPRTPGGLWSGIYEIKWLLSGLSLSLVIFASRAWFSRDERKEWVASSRDYALLITPLLFAGVLGAGFLLGRPGHEALIPARYVAMLVGGNSFGANFFASLSGAFMYFATLTEVPILDGLIGAGMGRGPALALLLAGPALSLPSMLVISGVLGPKKTLAFISLVVLLSATAGVVFGHLFN
- a CDS encoding thioredoxin family protein, with amino-acid sequence MTLARIEVLGTGCAKCRKLEELTKQAATELGLDCEVVKVTSIMEIMERGVVATPALMADGKLLFAGGSPSLEKIKELLSKLV
- a CDS encoding helix-turn-helix transcriptional regulator — translated: MIDDTQRKKTAILKGLAHPVRMTIVEALASREMCVCDIADMFHFDRTTISKHLAMMKSLGILEDRKEGLNVYYSLRMGCLAQLLSCVERVVLGEEPELFLARCDCDPRKARR
- a CDS encoding methyltransferase domain-containing protein; the encoded protein is MDEVRKYVEKRYAEAARSPRRSGIINMTRRNYDGATLAAAPGGMAARSFGCGNPVEHAELIHGETVLDLGCGAGLDMFIASKAVGPEGRIIGLDMTGEMLAEAAGNLKELENVELLRGYIEDIPLADKSVDVVISNCVINLSPDKPAVLREAYRVLKPGGRFCVADMLFIRPVSERIVSNLAAWSGCIAGALLEEDYRRLAEEAGFIEVEIRRIKVFPIPESLASMAFPELSESERREIDGVLASAIVIGRRRRARSV
- a CDS encoding PBP1A family penicillin-binding protein, with the translated sequence MTWRPEHEEEHKGGKERNDRRKFSWSRAVWRTFLFFAVILVDQAILFGIAWYSWEFAVDSALRLELQGIPSIDELRSYRPMKTTVLYDAHNEPFARFFIEDRVEIPLHRVSPWLRKAVIAAEDARFMDHGGINLLSIGRAALENRRAGGIRQGGSTITQQLARTMFLTNERTLERKLREVIIAFRLESAFSKEEILEKYLNEIYFGRGAWGAETASRVYFGKSASDLSPGEAALLAALIPSPNRLPPGSPTDAAEAAKRRVLARMLETGAITEEEYREGSPPVAVADHALDRPEARVKYPYFAMRVLNETLLPKYGVRGAYGGGLHVYTTLYPDLQEAAERVAAKSKLQLAIVGLDPATGAVMALVGGRTWDESQFNRAVQAYRQPGSSFKPLVYAAAFEELGWRPMSKLDDSPLTLRYGTELWSPHNYDRKFRGRVTVERALVSSLNVPAVRAFLATGEGAVTRTVRKLGITTPYLPESPSMALGSASLTPLEMATAFSAFANGGYRVFPHMVREIRDDDGNLLFRTEDDRIRAISEQAAGEIRDTLIKAVNHGTGTAARIKGYEVFGKTGTTNDFRDAWFIGGFPGLCTAVYTGHDDRKPIGGGATGGKIAAPIWQEFMKEAADILSPELSFPKYAVTSAKVPHDEGAEEEEPEEEEVFTSPPVEVKPTQTPIVPRPSTRPWPGQERERQHHPSMIIQSETDAKLEELLKKYKVGD